DNA sequence from the Prolixibacter sp. SD074 genome:
CCAGCGGATTGGTATAATCTCCCCTTTTCAGGAAGACGCCATCCATTTTGTCGAGGTCGTTTTGCAGACCATCGTAGTTTTTGGAGAGGATGCCTGGCCCGAGTGTTACTTCGAGCATATGTCCGGTGAATCGAACAGGATCACCGATTTTCAGTCCCCTGGTGCTTTCGAAAACCTGTACAAAGGCGTTGGCTCCGTTCACCTTAATCACCTCTGCCATCAGGTCGGTACCACGAGTCTGAAGGTAGCAGATTTCGTTCTGCGCTACCGGACCGTCGGCTTCCACTGTCACCAGGTTGGCAATAATTCCTTTGACTTTACCTTGCGTAGACATATTCGTTGTTTACTTGTTTAATTTAAATTCTTCAGGGAATTCGAACGAGTGTTGCAGTTCCTGGACGAAATCGCGGAAAATCTTCAGACCGGTTTCCTGGCTCAGTTTCACCCATCGCTCAATCATTTCGAGTTGCAACAGGTAAGCAAAGACTTTCTCAACGGTGAAATACTTGAAGAAAGAATTTTCTTCGAGCCATTTCCACCGCAGTGCATCAATACGACGTTCGCGTTCATAAAGATTGGCCTCTTCGGCGATATGTAATACATCATCCAGATATGGGAAGATGGCTGCCAGACCAAAATCTTTTGAATTGCTTTCGCGGATGGTATTAGCGATTTCACTGTTTCCGACAATCGCCGGCCCTAAATCCAAATCGTAATTCCGACAATTGATTGCCGTGAGAATATTCTGCACATTCAGGTTAAAGGCAAACCAACTGCTGACAAACTCATTCCGGCTGTTCAGGGCGTCATCGTAATAAAGTGTCGCCAACTGATCTTCCCAGGCCATATCGGGAAACAGTGGTTTCTCTTCGAGCCAGGCAGGAATAAACTCCTTAAAGTACACAGGAATTCGTTCATCTTTCGGATTTTCTTCCTCCTTCACCATTTGCAAAATCCCGGCTAAATCATCCCCGGCAAGATTACCCCGGTCGTCAAGTTTTGCCTCCGCATCTTTCAGGTATGCAATCAGGTTCAGGTTGTCGAATTTCCGGTAAAAGAGCTTAATCAACTCAAAATCGTCTTCCGACAGGTTCGCACGCAACTCGTCCTTGAACTCTTTCAAATCAAAGTTCTGCTTATTGTCATCTATGTGAATCTCGGGAAGCCCGGCAACCAGACAGTAATATTTTTTCATTCGAAACGGTTTTCCAAAACAAACAGCCTGCCGGATTCAGTGGAAATAAGTCTTATTCCTGGCCTGCCATAGCAAAGGTCTGAAAATAGGAACCCTGGCCCGGTTGGTTGTTTCATTCGTAAAAGGTTCTCATCCAAAAGCACTGGGAAATGCCCCGGTGTTTTACTTACTTTTCGAAAAGAAGTTCAACGATTTTTGGACGCAGGAACTCTTTGAAGAAGTTGATGAAATCCTCATCGGTAAAACTGACCTTGTAGCTTCCGTCAGCCGGAGCTACCTGGAAACCAGCCTTCAGGCCGTTTACAGTTTCGATGGTGAAGCCTTTATCGAGCACCCCTTTGGCAACACTTGCGAAGTAATCGCTGATGGCCTTTTCGTCCTGTTTGGGGATAAGAACCTGCATGTCGGTAGTTTCATCGTTATGTACAGCCCAGTTTTTCACAGCTGTTTCGATGGCTTTCCGGATAAACCCGGTATCCCCCATCGCTGCTTTAATTTCGGAAGTGGTAATGGCACCATTAATAATGCCCACAAGTTCTTGTTTCAGGGCATCAACTGCCTGCCGGGAAGCCAGCTTGAGTTCTGATTTGGTGTTCTTATCAAATTCGGCTGATTTTTTCTCGGCTTCAGAAACGATTTTCTCAGCATCTTTTTTTGCATCCGCCAAAATTTTCTCTGCCTCCGCGCGGGCATCGGACACAATTTTTTCGGCCTCCTCGTTTCCTTTCGAGATTCCTTCCTGATAAATCTTATCAGTCAGCTCTTGAAGTCTGTTGTCCATATCTATTAGTTATTTGTTGTATGCATTGATTTTGGTTGTCTACATGCCAAAAAAACGAATTCGAAAGATACAATTCCCCTGACAAAAAAAAGAAGAGAAAATACAGATTGTAATGTCATCAACGAACCGAACAACATCCTTTAGAAAATATACATCCGGACCTTCTTCTGTTAAATACCATTGCCGCTGCAACCATCGCCCGGTTAATGAAAGACAAAGGAATAATAAAACCCCATATCAGTATTTCGTTCGGCGCCCCAATTTAATAATTATTTAACAATTGAGGAGACAAATTTCACCCATAAAAACTCCACCTTTTCAAAGCCAATATCTTTCGAATTATCTTACATAATCACTTAAATTTTTAATATTTAATTTTTATGCCTACTGCAGAAATTGTAACTTCAACCATTCCGCCGACAATTATTTTTTGAGATGACAGAAATAAAAATGGTAATAACCGACTTGGATGGCACGCTATTGCAGGCCGACCATTCCATCAGCACAGCCGATTACAGTACATTGAAGGAGTTGGGAGAACGTGGAATATGCCGGGTGGCAGCCACCGGAAGAAACCTGGTGAAAGTTAGGCAGGCGCTTACTCCCGACATGCCGTTTGATTTTGTCATTTTCAGCTCAGGCGCTGGCTTGATGGACTGGAAAAAACAAAAGCTGCTGATCGCCAGGAGTATTCCTTCTGAGGAAACCGGCGAAATCATCCGCTTTCTGATGGAGGAGAAACTGAACTTCAAAGTGTCAAGGGAGATACCGGACAATCACCATTTTGCCTGGTGGAGAAGTACCCCGTGCGAAGAATTCGAACGTTACCTGAATTATCATAAAGTGCTGGGAGACGCGGTTCCCCTAAAACAAGGCGATGCTTTTCCCATTTCGCAGGTCCTGATATTTCTCCGGCGTGGTACGGAACTGTTCGTTACCATCAAACAAAAGATACTGAACCATTTCCCTCACGTCAGTGTTATTAGGGCCACTTCTCCGTTACATCCCGATTTTACCTGGATGGAAATCTTCCCGGAAGGAGTTACGAAAGCACGTGGTGTGGAAGAAGTTTGCCACATTACCGGAATTCCACAGGAACACACGCTGGGCATCGGGAATGATTTTAACGATATGGAGTTACTCGATTACACCCGTCATTCGTATGTTGTTGACAATGCGCCGGACGAACTTAAATTTCGCTACCGGAACAGTCTTTCCCATCTTAAAGACGGATTCTCCTATGCTGTTCGAAAACATTTGTAACAAAATAGAAGAACAGGATACAAATAGAGAAATATCTACTAATTATACATAATTATCTATCTCAAGACGAATTGCTTATGAAAAAGTTAATCCTTGGTCTGTTGACCATTTTCATGGTAACGGGCGCTTTTGCCCAGGTGCCTGATTTAAATTCCAAAATTCCCTTTGATCCGAAAACGGATAAAGGTGTATTGAAAAATGGACTTACCTATTATGTGAGGGCTAACCAAACACCTAAAAACCGTGCAGAGTTGATGCTGGTTGTATCAGCAGGTTCAATTCTGGAAGACAACGACCAACAGGGGCTCGCCCACTTTTGCGAGCACATGAGCTTTAACGGGACCAAAAATTTCCCCAAAAATGACCTCATCAATTATTTCGAATCCATTGGTATGGAGTTCGGGCCGGAAATCAACGCGTATACCGGGTTCGACCAGACAGTTTACATGTTGAAAGTACCGCTTGACAGCGCTAAATTCATGAATAAAGGCCTGCAGGTTCTTTATGACTGGGCTTGCCAGGTAACCAATTCGAATGATGAAATCAACAAAGAACGCGGCGTGATTCATGAAGAATGGCGCAGTGGCCAGGGTGCACAGCAGCGCATGATGAAGCAATGGTTGCCGGTATTTTTCAAAGACTCACACTACGCCGACAGGTTACCTATCGGGAAAATGTCGGTTGTTGACAGTTGCCCGCCTTCAGCAGTTCGGCGTTTCCGCGACGATTGGTACCGCCCCGATCTACAGGCAATAATTGTTGTGGGCGATTTTGACCAAAAGAAAATGGTTCAGGAAGTAAAAGAGAAATTCTCCAAAATTCCCGTCCACAAACAGGAACGCCCAAAGCCCTCATATGATGTTCCTCCTCAGAAAGGCACACTCATCAAAATTGTAACCGACCCGGAAGCAACTTACTCTTCGGCCAACCTGTACATCAAACACCCGATGGAGCTTGATACAACGGTTGGCGGCTACCGCGAAATGATGATGCATAGCTTGTACAACAGCATGATCAATGACCGGTTATCGGAAATCGCACAAAAAGAAAATCCGCCTTTTGTGTTCGCCCGCTCCAGTTACGGAGGTTTGGTTGGACCGGTAGATGTATACTCTTCCATGGTTGTTACCCATCCGGGAAAAATTCCGGAAGGACTAAAAGCTGTTCTTCTCGAAAATCAACGTGTGAAAAACTATGGCTTTACTGCCAGCGAGTTAAAACGTGCGAAAGCATCCATGATGAGTTCCATGGAAACAGCTTATAACGAGCGCGACAAGCGGAAGTCCATCAGCATTGCTGATGAATACAGCCGCAACTTCCTGATGCGTAAAGAGCCTGTTCCCGGTCTTGATAAAGAGCACCAATATTATAAGGAATTCATGCCCACCATCAAGCTGGCAGATGTAAATGCACTGGCAAAAAAATGGCTGACTGATGACAACCGGGTAATAATTATTACAGCACCGGATGTTAAAGGCGTTCCGGTGCCAAGCGAGACCGATGTTAAACAACTGTTGGCTGAAGTTGATACGGCTAAAGTTACACCTTATAAAGATCAGGTTTCTGACTCGCCACTGATGCCCAAACAGCCTATTCCTGGTAAGATTGTCAGCGAAAAGAAAATTCCGGAAGTTAATGCTGAAGAGTGGACACTCTCCAACGGAGCTAAGGTTATCCTGAAAAAAACTGATTTCAAGGATGACGAGATTCTGTTCAGCGCATACGGTCCCGGTGGTTATTCGGTATTCCCGTCTTCCGATGATATTTCCACTGATTTTGCCACCACCATCATGCAAATGAGTGGCCTGTCGGATTTCACTGCTCCTGAACTGGACAAAAAGCTGGCCGGCAAAGTAGCGAGTGTTGCCCCGTATATTCGCCAGATTACGCAAGGCTTCGAGGGCTCTTCTTCCAGGAACGATGTTGAAACAATGCTACAACTGGTGAACCTCTATTTCACACATCCGCGTTTTGACCAATCGGCTTTCAACTCATTCATGACACGAATGGAGAGTCAGCTCGATAACCGGAAAGCTTCACCGGAAGCAGCCTTCTCCGATACTTTCCGTGTAGTAACCAGCAATTACAGCCCATGGGTCCGTCCGCTGACAAAAGAAACTTTGAAAGAAGCAAATTTCGATCGCATCAAGGCCATCGATAAGGACCGTTTCTCCAACGCCGGCGATTTCAAATTCATCTTTGTTGGTAACATCGACTTCGACAAGATGAAACCGTTAGTGGAAACTTACCTTGCTTCGTTGCCGACAACCGGTAAAACTGACCATTGGAAAGATTTGGGCATTCGTCCACCGAAAGGTGCTGTTGTGAAAACAGTGTACAAGGGAACCGAACCCAAGAGTATTCAGTATATCCAGTTCCACGGTCCGCTGAACTACGATACGAAGGACATCGTCGAACTCGACGCACTGTCCAAAATCCTGACCACCCGTTTGCTGGAGAGTATTCGTGAGGACAAATCCAGTGTATATTACATCGGAGCGCGCCCTTCGTTCAATAAACTTCCGGAACCGGAATATACCATGACCATTTATTATGGTACCGATCCGAAGAAAATTGACACATTAAAAACGGCCGTTTTCGATGAAATAAAGGATTTGATTAAGAAGGGCCCGACCCAGGAAGAGGTACACAAGGCAATGGAAAAAATGATGCGGGAACGGGAAACCAATTTGCGTGAAAACAGCTACTGGTCAACTGCATTGAAATCGTATTACCTGAATCACGGTGGCGACTTCTCTACCTTCAATCAGTTTAACACAGAAGTAGATGCCCTGAACCCGGAAGAGTTGCAAAAAGCAGCCAAACGGGTTTGGGATTTCAACAACTACGTAAGTGTTGCCCTGCTTCCCGAAAAAGGGACGAAAGACGAATAACCCGTAACGATTACGGTAAACGAAGAAGGTGTCGCCATCGTGGCTCTGTCAGTTTCAAAAAACGTAGCAGCCAACCATCAGGGACACCTTCTTTTTTTGTTGCATAAAAAGCTGTTTACCCCGTCAGGCAACCCCATTTACCCCGTCCAGGCAACCCTTCGGCGGGGTGAATTAATGCTTTCACTCGGTGAATGGCCAGGACAAAGGGGTAATATTCCCCAAAACAGGGGTCATAGGACCGCGTTGAACAGGTCTTTTACGGCATAAACTGGGTTACTTACTCCGTCGTCGCATTTATTCATCCCGTGAACGGGGCCTTTTACCGCCCCAATGGAGCAATTTTGAGCAACAACAATATCGTTCAACACAACAACCCGGTCATATTCCCCCGGCAATGCCGTAAAACAGCGTATTATCGGCATCTGAAACATCTGCATTCGGTTGTCTTCCCTACGGGGATTTTCGTTGCCCGCTAATCTGAAAGCATTTCTTCTGCCACTTTCAATTGCCCCGGCTTACCCAAATCCATCCATAAACCCGAAGTATCTTCGAATCCATAAACGGCATTTTGCGCGGCCAAACGTAAATACATCGGAATAATCGGGAACTTGCCGGTTTCTGTAATCAAAGGGAAAATAGAAGGCTCGATGATGTGAATGCCACTGAAAGCAAACTTACCGACTTCCGGTGTTTGCCTGGCCATTTTTATTTCGCCGGTTTTACTATTTGTCCAACCGGAGAGCTGCATTTCTTTATCGAACAAAAGATAGCGGGCAGTTTCCCGTTTCCGGACAACCAGTGTTGCCAATGCTTTATGTTTCCGATGCCATTCCAGTAACTTTTTCAAATCGAGCGAACACAACACATCCACGTTGTAAACCAGGAAAGGTTCCAAACCTTCTAACAACCGCCGGGCCTTGAGTATGCCACCGCCCGTATCGAGCAACTCACCGCGCTCGTCGGAAATGCGGATATCCAACCCAAAGTTGTCGTTCTTTTTCAGGAAATCAATAATCTGACCACCAAAATGATGAATGTTCACGACAATTTCATCAAAACCGGCATCGCTCACCTTTTCAATAGCCCGTTGAAGCAACGTTTTTCCAGCTACTTCTACCAATGCTTTGGGCTTGTTATCGGTTAACGGACGAAGGCGGGTGCCAAGGCCAGCCGCGAAAATCATGGCTTTCATATGGTTTGGTAATATTTAGACATTGACGACTGTTTCTTCACGAAAATAAAAAAACATCGGCGGTTCACAGGGTAAACCGCCGATATCATGTATTCTATTGAATAAATTAACTTTTTACCTTCCGAGGCTTGCAGACCTTTTTTTCCTTGATGGTAACCTTGCCGCATTTCTTGCACTCGTACTTCGGATTTTCCGGAGGCTGATACTCCTTCTTCGACTTACACAAAGTTTTTGACATAACTACTTTTTGCTACTAATCACAGAGCTTCCTGCTCTCTGTGGAAAGTAACAACACGGACCGGATATTTGTTTTTCAGGTGCTCTGAAAGGCGCTCAGCGGCATAAACCGAACGGTGCTGCCCACCGGTACACCCAAAATTTACCATAAGGTGATTAAACTTACGTTCCAGATATTTCTCCACACTTTGGTCTACCAAATTGAACACCGGCCGCAGAAAATCCTCCATCTCCGATTCCTCTTCAAAAAAAGTAACCACCTC
Encoded proteins:
- a CDS encoding DUF2764 family protein, which translates into the protein MKKYYCLVAGLPEIHIDDNKQNFDLKEFKDELRANLSEDDFELIKLFYRKFDNLNLIAYLKDAEAKLDDRGNLAGDDLAGILQMVKEEENPKDERIPVYFKEFIPAWLEEKPLFPDMAWEDQLATLYYDDALNSRNEFVSSWFAFNLNVQNILTAINCRNYDLDLGPAIVGNSEIANTIRESNSKDFGLAAIFPYLDDVLHIAEEANLYERERRIDALRWKWLEENSFFKYFTVEKVFAYLLQLEMIERWVKLSQETGLKIFRDFVQELQHSFEFPEEFKLNK
- a CDS encoding V-type ATP synthase subunit E family protein, with amino-acid sequence MDNRLQELTDKIYQEGISKGNEEAEKIVSDARAEAEKILADAKKDAEKIVSEAEKKSAEFDKNTKSELKLASRQAVDALKQELVGIINGAITTSEIKAAMGDTGFIRKAIETAVKNWAVHNDETTDMQVLIPKQDEKAISDYFASVAKGVLDKGFTIETVNGLKAGFQVAPADGSYKVSFTDEDFINFFKEFLRPKIVELLFEK
- a CDS encoding HAD hydrolase family protein gives rise to the protein MTEIKMVITDLDGTLLQADHSISTADYSTLKELGERGICRVAATGRNLVKVRQALTPDMPFDFVIFSSGAGLMDWKKQKLLIARSIPSEETGEIIRFLMEEKLNFKVSREIPDNHHFAWWRSTPCEEFERYLNYHKVLGDAVPLKQGDAFPISQVLIFLRRGTELFVTIKQKILNHFPHVSVIRATSPLHPDFTWMEIFPEGVTKARGVEEVCHITGIPQEHTLGIGNDFNDMELLDYTRHSYVVDNAPDELKFRYRNSLSHLKDGFSYAVRKHL
- a CDS encoding pitrilysin family protein — translated: MKKLILGLLTIFMVTGAFAQVPDLNSKIPFDPKTDKGVLKNGLTYYVRANQTPKNRAELMLVVSAGSILEDNDQQGLAHFCEHMSFNGTKNFPKNDLINYFESIGMEFGPEINAYTGFDQTVYMLKVPLDSAKFMNKGLQVLYDWACQVTNSNDEINKERGVIHEEWRSGQGAQQRMMKQWLPVFFKDSHYADRLPIGKMSVVDSCPPSAVRRFRDDWYRPDLQAIIVVGDFDQKKMVQEVKEKFSKIPVHKQERPKPSYDVPPQKGTLIKIVTDPEATYSSANLYIKHPMELDTTVGGYREMMMHSLYNSMINDRLSEIAQKENPPFVFARSSYGGLVGPVDVYSSMVVTHPGKIPEGLKAVLLENQRVKNYGFTASELKRAKASMMSSMETAYNERDKRKSISIADEYSRNFLMRKEPVPGLDKEHQYYKEFMPTIKLADVNALAKKWLTDDNRVIIITAPDVKGVPVPSETDVKQLLAEVDTAKVTPYKDQVSDSPLMPKQPIPGKIVSEKKIPEVNAEEWTLSNGAKVILKKTDFKDDEILFSAYGPGGYSVFPSSDDISTDFATTIMQMSGLSDFTAPELDKKLAGKVASVAPYIRQITQGFEGSSSRNDVETMLQLVNLYFTHPRFDQSAFNSFMTRMESQLDNRKASPEAAFSDTFRVVTSNYSPWVRPLTKETLKEANFDRIKAIDKDRFSNAGDFKFIFVGNIDFDKMKPLVETYLASLPTTGKTDHWKDLGIRPPKGAVVKTVYKGTEPKSIQYIQFHGPLNYDTKDIVELDALSKILTTRLLESIREDKSSVYYIGARPSFNKLPEPEYTMTIYYGTDPKKIDTLKTAVFDEIKDLIKKGPTQEEVHKAMEKMMRERETNLRENSYWSTALKSYYLNHGGDFSTFNQFNTEVDALNPEELQKAAKRVWDFNNYVSVALLPEKGTKDE
- a CDS encoding nucleotidyltransferase family protein — its product is MKAMIFAAGLGTRLRPLTDNKPKALVEVAGKTLLQRAIEKVSDAGFDEIVVNIHHFGGQIIDFLKKNDNFGLDIRISDERGELLDTGGGILKARRLLEGLEPFLVYNVDVLCSLDLKKLLEWHRKHKALATLVVRKRETARYLLFDKEMQLSGWTNSKTGEIKMARQTPEVGKFAFSGIHIIEPSIFPLITETGKFPIIPMYLRLAAQNAVYGFEDTSGLWMDLGKPGQLKVAEEMLSD